A portion of the Bacillus thuringiensis genome contains these proteins:
- a CDS encoding ABC transporter permease: protein MNNRRFQTIKHSFTKNKFVAMGVIILAVLTITSIFAFVSPYDPSKMSIPDRLQEPSMSHPFGTDDYGRDYLTRALYGGRVSLAVGFLAMVVSITIGTAVGTISGYFGGKLDNFLMRVVEVLMSIPSFFLMLLLNAYLKPGITTLVLIIGLLTWMDTARIVRAETLSVKEREYVLYAKVSGQKSFMIIVRHIIPNILSTIIIAATLTIATSILMESSLSFLGLGIREPDSSWGSMLNNAQGYIGEAWYLTLFPGFLILLTVLSFNVIGEALKKAFAPKGAGHEN, encoded by the coding sequence ATGAATAATAGGAGATTTCAAACGATAAAACATAGCTTTACGAAAAATAAGTTTGTTGCAATGGGAGTTATTATACTTGCGGTTTTAACGATCACATCAATTTTCGCATTCGTATCGCCGTACGATCCTAGTAAAATGTCAATTCCAGATCGCTTACAAGAACCAAGTATGAGTCATCCTTTCGGAACGGATGATTACGGAAGGGATTACTTAACGAGAGCGTTATATGGCGGACGAGTTTCACTTGCGGTCGGTTTCCTTGCGATGGTTGTTTCTATTACAATCGGGACCGCAGTCGGAACAATTAGCGGATATTTTGGAGGAAAGTTAGACAACTTTTTAATGAGGGTTGTTGAAGTACTTATGTCAATTCCATCATTCTTTTTAATGCTACTATTAAATGCGTATTTAAAACCAGGAATTACGACGTTAGTTCTTATTATCGGATTACTAACATGGATGGACACCGCCCGTATTGTAAGGGCAGAAACGTTATCTGTAAAAGAGCGTGAGTACGTTTTATACGCAAAAGTATCAGGACAAAAATCATTTATGATTATTGTAAGACATATCATTCCTAACATTTTATCAACCATTATTATCGCCGCGACATTAACGATTGCGACATCGATTTTAATGGAATCATCACTTAGTTTCTTAGGTTTAGGTATTAGAGAACCAGATTCTTCTTGGGGCAGCATGCTAAACAATGCGCAAGGATATATAGGTGAAGCTTGGTATTTAACGCTCTTCCCAGGATTCCTTATCCTTTTAACGGTACTGAGTTTTAACGTAATTGGTGAAGCATTGAAGAAAGCTTTCGCACCAAAAGGAGCCGGACATGAAAACTAA
- a CDS encoding ABC transporter ATP-binding protein gives MSEKLLEVKNLKTSFFIESGEVEAVRGVTFRLNKGEVVGIVGESGSGKSVMAKSVMSLVTSPGKVKEGEILFHNENILSKSEKELRSIRGNQISLISQDPMSALNPVVKIGKQMTEVIIRHQKVKKKEAEQIAVNLLKQVGLSSPEERVKQYPHELSGGMKQRVMIAMAMSCNPDLLIADEPTTALDVTIQAQILDLMKNLKNETNMALLLITHDLGIVAQNCTRVIVMYGGLIMEEGPVLDIFQAPNHPYTKGLLNSLPKISNGVKERLAPIQGVTPNLLNPPQGCPFAERCPHAMDICEKERPPYFEIGNERRSMCWLNDRAVGDFHA, from the coding sequence GTGTCTGAAAAACTACTAGAAGTGAAAAATTTGAAGACTTCTTTTTTCATAGAAAGTGGCGAAGTTGAAGCGGTTCGCGGCGTTACATTTCGCTTAAATAAAGGAGAAGTAGTCGGTATCGTTGGGGAATCTGGAAGCGGAAAGAGTGTAATGGCGAAGTCTGTTATGTCTCTCGTTACGTCACCAGGAAAAGTGAAAGAAGGGGAAATCCTTTTTCATAATGAAAACATACTTTCTAAATCTGAAAAAGAATTGCGCTCTATTAGAGGAAATCAAATTTCACTTATCTCTCAAGACCCAATGTCAGCGCTAAATCCAGTCGTAAAAATTGGGAAACAAATGACGGAAGTAATTATAAGGCATCAAAAAGTGAAAAAGAAAGAAGCTGAGCAAATCGCAGTTAACTTGTTAAAGCAAGTCGGCCTTTCGTCACCAGAAGAAAGGGTAAAACAATATCCGCATGAACTAAGCGGTGGTATGAAGCAGCGGGTTATGATTGCAATGGCGATGTCTTGTAACCCTGACCTTCTTATTGCTGACGAACCGACGACTGCACTTGATGTAACGATACAAGCACAAATACTAGATTTAATGAAAAACTTAAAGAACGAAACGAATATGGCGTTACTTCTTATTACGCATGACTTAGGAATTGTCGCGCAAAACTGTACGCGCGTCATCGTTATGTACGGCGGGCTTATTATGGAAGAAGGACCTGTACTTGATATTTTCCAAGCGCCGAATCATCCATATACGAAAGGGCTATTAAACTCTCTGCCAAAAATATCGAACGGCGTAAAAGAAAGACTCGCTCCTATTCAAGGTGTAACGCCAAACTTATTAAACCCACCACAAGGTTGCCCATTCGCAGAGCGTTGCCCGCATGCGATGGACATTTGTGAAAAAGAACGTCCACCATATTTTGAAATCGGAAACGAAAGACGTTCTATGTGTTGGTTAAATGATAGGGCGGTAGGTGATTTCCATGCATGA
- a CDS encoding ABC transporter ATP-binding protein yields MHEENLIEVRNLKKYFPIKKGLFGRKTEQLKAVDDLSFTIKKGETFGLVGESGCGKSTTGRSIIRLHDVTSGNVLFDGKDIASLKESELKEYRKRMQIIFQDPYASLNPAMNVFQIISEPMNIHGSYEKEEQKEIILDLLKKVGLKEEHLYRYPHEFSGGQRQRISIARALSVKPDFILCDEPISALDVSVQAQVVNMLQDIQEETGVTYLFIAHDLSMVRHISDRIGVMYLGNIVEIADSEDLYAKPAHPYTQALLSSMPEPDPTNTGKERIILEGEVPSPLNSPSGCKFRTRCKFATEKCAQEVPKMVEIAKGHQVACHLF; encoded by the coding sequence ATGCATGAAGAAAACTTAATTGAAGTTCGGAACTTAAAAAAGTATTTTCCTATTAAAAAAGGACTATTCGGTAGAAAAACAGAGCAATTAAAAGCAGTCGATGACCTAAGCTTCACAATTAAAAAGGGTGAAACATTCGGGTTAGTAGGAGAATCTGGCTGCGGAAAATCAACGACAGGAAGAAGTATCATTCGCTTACACGATGTCACTTCAGGTAACGTTTTATTTGACGGAAAAGATATCGCAAGTTTAAAGGAAAGTGAACTAAAAGAATATCGAAAAAGAATGCAAATCATTTTCCAAGATCCATACGCATCATTAAACCCGGCAATGAATGTATTTCAAATTATTAGCGAGCCAATGAACATTCACGGATCTTACGAAAAAGAAGAACAAAAAGAAATCATTTTAGACCTTCTGAAAAAGGTAGGATTAAAAGAAGAACACTTATATCGCTACCCGCACGAATTTAGCGGAGGCCAGCGCCAGCGCATTAGCATCGCGCGCGCACTATCTGTAAAACCAGACTTTATATTATGTGACGAACCAATCTCAGCACTCGATGTCTCAGTCCAAGCACAAGTCGTAAACATGCTGCAAGACATCCAAGAAGAAACAGGAGTCACATACTTATTCATCGCACATGACCTATCTATGGTAAGACACATATCAGACCGAATCGGAGTCATGTACTTAGGAAACATAGTAGAAATTGCCGATAGTGAAGACCTATACGCAAAACCGGCACATCCATACACACAAGCACTACTCTCATCTATGCCAGAACCAGACCCAACAAACACAGGCAAAGAACGGATCATCCTAGAGGGAGAAGTACCAAGCCCACTAAACTCACCATCCGGCTGCAAATTCAGAACGCGATGCAAATTCGCCACTGAAAAATGCGCACAGGAAGTACCGAAGATGGTGGAGATTGCGAAGGGGCATCAGGTGGCTTGTCATTTGTTTTAG
- a CDS encoding DsbA family protein, translated as METKQDNLIYVWDAYCGWCYGFSESIKGFYKNHTEVPLTVLCGGLFLDNLPMKNFSYIEEGNKRINQLTGAEFGPSYQKLVEEGTFKMNSKDAAIGFSALRSLAPDRLLEFTSAMQKAFYYEGQSLSDPETYRKIAIEHGLDPEQVLERLNAQETIIDVQNDFNKVRQLGVNSYPSLLLQKDNQIIPIGGGVMTPDKIEARFKNLY; from the coding sequence ATGGAGACGAAACAAGATAACCTTATTTACGTATGGGATGCATATTGTGGATGGTGCTATGGTTTTTCAGAAAGTATTAAAGGATTTTACAAAAACCACACTGAAGTGCCATTAACGGTTTTATGTGGAGGGTTATTTTTAGATAATTTACCAATGAAAAACTTCTCATATATAGAAGAAGGAAATAAAAGAATTAATCAACTTACAGGTGCTGAATTTGGTCCTTCATATCAAAAATTGGTGGAGGAAGGGACTTTTAAAATGAATTCGAAAGATGCTGCAATTGGTTTTTCAGCTTTACGCTCATTAGCGCCAGACCGTTTATTAGAATTCACTTCGGCTATGCAAAAAGCGTTTTATTATGAGGGCCAAAGTCTGAGTGATCCTGAAACATATCGCAAAATTGCAATCGAGCATGGTTTGGACCCTGAACAAGTATTAGAACGTTTAAACGCTCAAGAAACAATAATAGATGTCCAAAATGATTTCAATAAAGTTCGACAGCTTGGTGTTAATAGCTATCCTTCCTTACTTTTACAAAAGGATAATCAAATTATTCCTATTGGTGGTGGCGTAATGACGCCGGATAAAATTGAAGCGCGTTTTAAAAATTTATATTAA
- a CDS encoding cytoplasmic protein, giving the protein MFKTIDTNQKDVKLTVFSSDEKSFMVTATLVEKAGHAFLINSKFTQSDSKEIVEYLKKNDLSLDKIFIIHGDPDYYFGLESIKAVYPEAIAYATESTVEHIVHSVLGKLKVWKDALGENAPSNAVLPQVFKEKAIDFQGLTFELVGLDHYRTSLFNKELKVLIGGIDVFNEIHVFLADTSSKAAMEAWIENLKVLQALHADIIVPSHGSIEKSLNNQALTATMDYLRTGVQASEESGTSKDFVAKLEAAYPDYANKGVLELSAKVVTKEMSWG; this is encoded by the coding sequence ATGTTTAAAACAATCGATACAAATCAAAAAGATGTGAAATTAACGGTGTTTAGTTCGGACGAAAAAAGCTTTATGGTCACAGCAACATTAGTTGAGAAAGCAGGACATGCATTTTTAATAAACTCAAAATTTACTCAATCTGATTCGAAAGAAATTGTTGAGTATCTGAAAAAAAACGACTTATCTTTAGATAAAATCTTTATTATTCATGGGGATCCAGACTACTACTTTGGATTAGAGAGTATTAAAGCCGTTTACCCAGAAGCTATAGCGTATGCTACGGAGTCTACTGTTGAACATATCGTTCATTCTGTCTTAGGGAAATTAAAAGTTTGGAAAGACGCCCTTGGCGAAAATGCGCCAAGTAACGCGGTATTACCTCAAGTGTTTAAAGAAAAAGCGATTGATTTTCAGGGGTTAACATTTGAACTAGTAGGCTTAGATCATTACAGAACTAGCTTATTTAATAAAGAGCTGAAAGTATTAATTGGTGGTATTGATGTATTTAACGAAATACATGTATTCTTAGCGGATACTAGCTCAAAAGCGGCGATGGAGGCGTGGATTGAGAACTTGAAAGTGTTACAAGCATTACATGCTGACATAATTGTACCAAGCCATGGATCAATCGAAAAATCTCTAAATAATCAAGCACTTACTGCGACAATGGATTATCTAAGAACTGGGGTTCAAGCTTCTGAGGAAAGTGGAACTTCAAAAGATTTTGTGGCAAAACTTGAAGCAGCATATCCAGACTATGCAAATAAAGGTGTATTAGAATTAAGTGCAAAAGTTGTAACAAAAGAAATGTCTTGGGGTTAA
- a CDS encoding nuclear transport factor 2 family protein: protein MNKYQKLLHETYVLTGKGKLDAFKTYLSENVSWTEAAGFPYAGTYIGPDEVVKNVHERLGTEWDDYSAKDEIYTFNNNTVIVYGKYSGTYKATGKSFVADFCHLYKFDENDKVKKFIQIVDSATVNEVLS from the coding sequence ATGAATAAATATCAAAAACTATTACATGAAACGTATGTGTTAACTGGCAAAGGGAAATTGGATGCGTTCAAAACGTATTTAAGTGAAAATGTATCTTGGACAGAAGCTGCTGGGTTTCCATATGCAGGTACTTATATAGGTCCAGATGAAGTAGTGAAAAACGTACATGAACGTCTTGGCACGGAATGGGATGACTATAGCGCTAAAGATGAAATTTATACTTTTAATAACAATACTGTTATTGTGTATGGAAAATATAGTGGAACATATAAAGCTACAGGTAAGTCATTTGTAGCAGATTTTTGTCATCTTTATAAGTTTGATGAGAACGATAAGGTTAAGAAGTTTATTCAAATTGTGGACAGTGCAACTGTTAATGAGGTATTAAGTTAG
- a CDS encoding ester cyclase, with the protein MKLEKSLIITIISVFILGVVSTLVYQASTGNNKGNSIKSENVASVSKEVKENEKNKKMVVDFYNEVFNKHNIDIIPKYVSEDYKQHNPFVADGRKAFMDFFKEDFVKNPNSSAEIKRVVAEGDTVALHIHSRTNSQDKGVAIVDIFRIKDGKIVEHWDVIQEIPSEAANDNTMF; encoded by the coding sequence ATGAAATTAGAGAAAAGTTTAATCATAACAATTATTTCTGTATTTATTTTAGGAGTAGTTTCGACTTTGGTATATCAAGCTTCCACCGGTAATAACAAAGGAAACTCAATAAAGAGCGAGAATGTTGCTTCTGTATCAAAAGAAGTGAAAGAAAATGAAAAGAATAAAAAGATGGTAGTTGATTTCTATAATGAAGTTTTTAACAAACATAATATCGATATTATCCCTAAATATGTTAGCGAAGATTATAAGCAACATAATCCTTTTGTTGCTGATGGACGAAAAGCCTTCATGGATTTCTTTAAGGAGGATTTTGTTAAAAATCCTAATTCCTCTGCAGAGATTAAACGTGTAGTAGCTGAAGGGGATACAGTTGCTCTTCATATACATTCTCGTACTAATTCTCAAGATAAGGGAGTTGCTATAGTGGATATATTTCGTATCAAGGATGGAAAGATTGTCGAACACTGGGATGTAATTCAAGAGATTCCAAGTGAAGCAGCTAATGATAATACGATGTTTTAG
- the blaIII gene encoding class A beta-lactamase BlaIII, with the protein MFVLNKFYNILHYKKIVPVVLLSCVSLIGCSNSNAQSEPPKQTNQANQIKQENTGNQSFAKLEKEYDAKLGIYALDTGTNQTIAYHSDDRFAFASTSKSLAVGALLRKNSLEALDQRITYTHEDLSNYNPITEKHVDTGMTLKELADASVRYSDSTAHNLILKQLGGPSEFEKILREMGDTVTTSERFEPELNEVHPGETHDTSTPEAIAKTLQSFTLGTALPTEKRELLVDWMKRNTTGDKLIRAGVPKGWEVADKTGAGSYGTRNDIAIIWPPNKKPIVLAILSNHDKEDAKYDDKLIADATKVVLNTLKATE; encoded by the coding sequence ATGTTCGTTTTAAACAAGTTCTATAACATTTTACATTACAAAAAGATTGTACCTGTAGTATTACTTTCATGTGTATCACTTATAGGCTGTTCCAATAGTAATGCTCAATCTGAACCACCTAAACAAACGAATCAAGCTAATCAAATTAAACAAGAAAATACAGGTAATCAATCTTTTGCTAAACTTGAAAAAGAATATGATGCTAAGCTTGGTATTTATGCACTGGACACAGGTACGAATCAAACGATTGCTTATCATTCAGATGATCGTTTTGCGTTTGCATCTACATCTAAATCATTAGCTGTGGGCGCTCTTTTACGCAAGAACTCATTAGAAGCTCTTGATCAAAGAATTACGTATACTCATGAAGATCTTTCTAATTATAATCCAATTACTGAAAAGCATGTTGATACAGGAATGACGTTAAAAGAACTTGCAGATGCTTCAGTTCGATATAGTGACAGCACAGCACATAATTTGATTCTTAAACAGTTAGGAGGTCCCTCTGAATTTGAAAAAATCTTGAGAGAAATGGGAGATACTGTTACTACTTCAGAACGATTTGAACCTGAATTAAATGAAGTGCATCCAGGAGAAACACATGATACCAGTACACCAGAAGCAATAGCTAAGACGCTTCAATCATTTACATTAGGGACTGCACTTCCAACAGAAAAACGTGAACTATTAGTAGATTGGATGAAGAGAAATACAACTGGAGATAAATTGATTCGTGCGGGCGTACCAAAAGGTTGGGAAGTAGCTGATAAAACAGGTGCGGGATCTTACGGAACAAGAAATGATATCGCAATTATTTGGCCACCAAATAAAAAGCCAATTGTTCTTGCTATACTTTCTAATCATGATAAAGAAGATGCTAAATATGATGATAAACTTATTGCAGACGCAACCAAAGTCGTGTTAAATACCTTAAAAGCTACGGAATAA
- a CDS encoding MFS transporter, with amino-acid sequence MAQVKSNRVAGNIFKGSVGNLIEWYDWYVYSAFAVYFSAEFFPKGDPTSQLLNTAAIFAVGFLMRPIGSLLMGRYADRHGRRAALTLSITVMAGGSLIIACTPSYESIGIMAPIILVLARLLQGLSLGGEYGTSATYLSEMASSGRRGFYSSFQYVTLVAGQMVALGVQIVLQQLLSEPDMKAWGWRIPFIIGAMGAVAVLWLRRTMDESEQFSNIKSQKRESAGTVRALMKHPKAVLTVVGLTLGGTVAFYTYTTYLQKFMVNTVGLPKEVVSWINFVALLIFVVLQPIAGLLSDKIGRRPLLMAFGILGTLLTAPIFFFMEKTTEPIVAFLLMMVGLIIVTGYTSINAIVKAELFPTEIRALGVGLPYALTVAIFGGTAEFIALWLKSIGMESLFYFYVAGCIAISFITYWRMDESSKTSQIEAELGGDKLVNNKSS; translated from the coding sequence ATGGCTCAAGTAAAATCTAATCGAGTCGCCGGCAATATTTTCAAAGGTTCTGTCGGTAATTTAATTGAATGGTACGACTGGTACGTTTACTCTGCTTTCGCTGTTTATTTTTCAGCAGAGTTCTTTCCTAAAGGCGATCCAACGAGTCAGTTACTGAACACAGCAGCTATTTTCGCAGTTGGATTTTTAATGCGCCCTATCGGAAGTTTATTAATGGGACGCTATGCGGATCGGCACGGACGCCGGGCAGCATTAACGCTTTCCATTACAGTTATGGCCGGTGGTTCTTTAATTATCGCCTGTACACCTAGTTACGAAAGCATTGGGATTATGGCACCAATTATTTTAGTTCTTGCCCGTTTACTACAAGGATTATCACTCGGCGGAGAGTATGGAACTTCCGCAACGTATTTATCTGAAATGGCTAGTAGTGGTCGCCGTGGCTTTTATTCAAGTTTCCAATATGTAACGCTCGTTGCTGGGCAAATGGTTGCGTTAGGCGTTCAAATTGTTCTTCAGCAATTACTAAGCGAACCAGATATGAAAGCTTGGGGATGGCGTATTCCATTCATTATTGGAGCGATGGGCGCAGTAGCTGTATTATGGCTTCGCCGCACGATGGATGAATCGGAGCAGTTCTCAAACATAAAATCACAAAAACGCGAAAGCGCAGGAACCGTTCGTGCACTTATGAAACACCCGAAAGCAGTATTAACAGTAGTCGGCCTAACATTAGGAGGCACTGTTGCATTTTATACGTACACAACATATTTACAAAAGTTTATGGTAAACACAGTCGGCCTTCCGAAAGAAGTTGTAAGCTGGATTAACTTTGTCGCACTACTTATTTTCGTCGTACTTCAACCAATTGCAGGATTACTATCCGATAAAATCGGACGCCGCCCACTATTAATGGCATTCGGTATTCTCGGAACATTACTAACAGCACCAATTTTCTTCTTCATGGAAAAAACGACAGAACCAATCGTAGCATTCTTACTCATGATGGTCGGTCTCATTATCGTTACTGGTTACACATCAATTAACGCAATTGTAAAAGCAGAACTCTTCCCAACTGAAATTCGCGCACTTGGCGTAGGTTTACCATATGCACTAACAGTTGCGATATTTGGCGGAACAGCTGAGTTCATCGCATTATGGCTAAAAAGTATCGGAATGGAATCACTATTCTACTTCTACGTAGCTGGATGTATCGCGATCAGCTTTATTACGTATTGGCGTATGGATGAGTCATCGAAGACTTCGCAGATTGAGGCAGAGCTTGGTGGGGATAAATTAGTTAACAATAAATCTAGTTAA